The Arachidicoccus terrestris genome includes the window TCAGGCTATAGGGTGAAAGATCCCCGACTGGCTAAAGACGCCAACGGTGTTTACCGTCTGTCAAAACAGAGTCCTGCTATCAGTCACGGTGACACCGAGTTCCCGGTAGTTACGGTAGACATGGACGGGCAGCCACGTGGCAGTATGCCGGATATTGGTGCAGATCAGTACCGTAAAGGGAAAATTATTGCGCAACCTCTAACCTCTGATGAAGTGGGGGCTTTTGCGAAAGGTAATAGCCAAGATAGTATTGGCAATTGATATATTCTCAAAGAAGGGGGAGAACGGAATCTCTGCACAGAAACGATATTATTAATCAAATAAATTAAATTAGAAATGAAGAAAATATTAATCGTCCTGGGTATTTGCCTGTTTGCAGGTTTTGCAAGAGGACAATCGGTGGACAAGGACATCCGGATGGCATGGTGGCGTGCTGCACGATTTGGCATGTTTATCCATTGGGGTGTTTATTCTCAATGGGGAGGTGTATACCATGGACATAAACAGGCGCATGGCGGTGCCGAATGGATCATGAATCGATGTAAGATTCCTGTAAAAGAATATCAGCAACGTGCAAAATCGTTCAATCCGGTTAACTATGATCCGGATGCCATTGTAAGAATGGCAAAGGAAGCGGGTATGAAATATATCATTATTACCTCGAAGCACCATGACGGCTTTGCTTTGTTTAAGTCAAAGGCAAGTAAATGGAATGTGGTCGATGCCACCGCCTATGGGAAAGACCTGTTGAAGCCGTTGGCAGAAGCCTGCCGGAAGTATGGTGTGAAACTGGGTTTTTACTATTCGCAGGCACAGGATTGGAATAATCCGGGAGGTGCGGCTGCACGTAAGTTAATGCGGGAAGGGTGGCCTAATCCGGATTCAGCCAAAATAGATGCGTACACTGCAGCACATAAAGGGCATTGGGACCCGTTGCAAACAAGCAAGACCTTTGATCAGTATATTAATGATGTGTCCGTACCACAGGTGAAAGAGATCCTGAGTAATTATGGAGATATTGCTGTTTTATGGTGGGACACCCCGACCAATATGACAGATGAAGCTGCACAGAAGCTAAAAGATGTTTTGAAGTTACAACCTAACATTATTACAAATGACCGCCTGAAACGCCCCAATTTTCCAGGTGATACAAAGACGCCTGAGCAAAAGATCCCGACTCAGGAACAGTTGGATGGAAAAGACTGGGAAACCTGTATGACAATGAATGGCAGTTGGGGGTATAAAAGTTGGGATCATAACTGGAAGTCTGTTACCACTCTTATCCGGAATTTAGTAGATATTGCTTCCAAAGGGGGCAATTATTTATTAAACATAGGTCCCAAGGAAGATGGTTCTGTGCCTCAGGAAAGCATCGACAGGCTGAAAGCGATCGGCAAGTGGATGAAGATCAATAGTAGTGCCATTTACGCAACCCATGCCAGTCCGCTGCATGATCTTGCATGGGGGCGCTGTACGATGAAGGACAAGGGCGAGAATACGACCTTAAATCTGTTTGTATTTGACTGGCCTGCCGATGGTAAACTGTTGATACCCGCCCTTTCCAATGATGTGGTAAGTGCGACACTGATCGCCGGCCATAAGAAATTGACGGCAAGGAATGAAAACGGTAACGTAATGATCGAAGTGCCTAAAGAAGCACCGGATTCAATAGCTTCATTAATTCAGTTGGACGTACGGGGCAGAGTAGAAAATGTGAATATAAAAGGGAAAAAGCAGATGAAAAGTGGTGCATTGGATTAATAACAGCTGATTTGAGGGCGGCGACCTGGGTATATACCGGCGATGTTAGTGTTAAAGATTACAGGGCGAAAGGGAACGGTTGCCGGTTGTTCATGCATGCTTAAGATCATCCCATTCGTCCGCCGGGCCGATCAGGTTGTATGAGTGCCTAAGGAAGGTATCCCTTTAAAATTATTTTAATAGGTTGTAAGGCTGCTGTAATTTGGCTGGCGATGCCATGTTTAAGAGTCATTATTTGTGGTATTTTAAATAGTGGTTTAATGAGATGTGTATATGAAATTAAAAAAACAGATACAGGTACTGACCGCAGCGGCACTCCTCTCGTTGATAACGATAAAGGTCTGCCATGCACAGGTTATTGCCAACGAAACAGCGTCAGTATGGAAAGGCTTTATTAAACATTGTTTTACAATTAATGGTTCTGAGGCCTGGTATGTGGCGCCCAAAAAACCGGTAAAGGGAAACCCCTGGGTCTGGCGCGCTTACTTTCCTGACTGGCATACAGATATGGACAGTATTTTACTGACCCGTGGGTTTTTTATTGCCTATGTTAAAGCGCCGGATCTGTTTGGTCATTATAGCGCGATAAATACGTGGGATGATTTTTATCATTACTTGACAAGTGTCAAAGGGTTTGCTATGAAACCGGCACTGGAAGCCGTAAGCCGTGGCGGATTATATGCTTATGGCTGGGCAAAGAGGAATCCATCTAAAGTGAGCTGCATTTATGCAGAAGCCCCGGTTTGCGACTTTACCAGCTGGCCTGGAGGGAAAGGTGCGGGAAATGGCTCTGCGGCTGATTGGAGAAAGCTATTGTCTGCATATGGTTTAACCGATAAGGAAGCAATGGGCTATAAAGACCAACCCAAGGATAATCTGGAAACACTGGCAGCTTATAAAGTACCGATCCTGCATGTAATCGGGCTGAAAGACAGCATTGTTCCTTACGCTGAAAATACTGCACTGCTGGTTCAAAATTACGTCAGGCAGGGCGGCCCTGCTACCGTAATCCCGATGACCGGGGGTCCACAGCAGCTTCATGGGCATCATTTTAAGATCGAAGACCCCGGACAGTGGGCTGATTTTATATGTCAGCATTCTTTGCCCGTTCAGCGGCCACTACATGCCTCTCAGTTTATTAAGCATTTTGGAAGCCTTGATAATGTACTGTATAAAATCAAGGAGAAGGCGGAGGTCAGGGTGGCATTTCTGGGAGGTTCCATCACCCATATGACTGGTTGGCGGGATATCGTGATGGCGTGGCTTACCGAGAGGTTCCCAAAGGTTCATTTTGATTTTATCAATGCCGGTATACCATCTTTGGGCAGCCTGCCACATGCGTTCCGTTTACAAAATGATGTATTGGATAAAGGGCGTATTGATCTTTTGTTCGTCGAATCGGCTGTGAATGATTATGTTAACAAAACCCCTGCCACTATCCAACAAAGAGCATTGGAGGGTATTATCCGGCATGCGCTGTCTTTTAATCCTTACATGGATGTGGTCTTAATGGCATTTGCAGACGAATTTAAACTGACAGACTACGCGGCAGGAAAAATACCCCGTGAGGTTCAATTGCATGAACAGCTGGCCCGTTATTACCACCTTCCTTTTATTAACCTGGCCAGGGAAGTGTATATGCGCATTCAGAATAAGGAGTTTAGCTGGAGGGATGATTTTAAAAACCTGCATCCGTCTGCCTTTGGTCAGGCATTGTATGCAAATACGATCCAGACACTTTTATATAATTCCCCCGGCAGGCAAGTCGAAAGAAAGCCCAAGAAAGCATTTTTGCCCGACCCGAAGGACCCCTTCTGCTATATGGATGGGACATATCTTTCATTAAAAGAAGCAAATTTGGTGAAAGGGTTTACACTGAATCCTTCGTGGACGCCTAAAGACAGTGCACATACACGGCCAGGTTTTGTAAAAATACCGGCGCTGGAAGCAATGCAGTCTGGCGCAACATTGGAATTAGCGTTTACAGGTACGGCTGTCGGGGTAGCCGTATTGTCCGGACCAGATGCCGGTATTATTCGCTATTCCATCGACGGAGAACCCTCGGAAATCACTGACTTATATACTGAGTGGAGCAGTGGCTTACATTTGCCATGGTATATATTATTGGGTGACGGGCTGCCGAATGGCAAACACAGGCTAGTGATTACAATAGCTGAAGGACGGAATGTTTCGTCAAATGGAAATGCAGTGCGTATCGCGCATTTTCTGATAAATAAATAGTTTT containing:
- a CDS encoding SGNH/GDSL hydrolase family protein, encoding MKLKKQIQVLTAAALLSLITIKVCHAQVIANETASVWKGFIKHCFTINGSEAWYVAPKKPVKGNPWVWRAYFPDWHTDMDSILLTRGFFIAYVKAPDLFGHYSAINTWDDFYHYLTSVKGFAMKPALEAVSRGGLYAYGWAKRNPSKVSCIYAEAPVCDFTSWPGGKGAGNGSAADWRKLLSAYGLTDKEAMGYKDQPKDNLETLAAYKVPILHVIGLKDSIVPYAENTALLVQNYVRQGGPATVIPMTGGPQQLHGHHFKIEDPGQWADFICQHSLPVQRPLHASQFIKHFGSLDNVLYKIKEKAEVRVAFLGGSITHMTGWRDIVMAWLTERFPKVHFDFINAGIPSLGSLPHAFRLQNDVLDKGRIDLLFVESAVNDYVNKTPATIQQRALEGIIRHALSFNPYMDVVLMAFADEFKLTDYAAGKIPREVQLHEQLARYYHLPFINLAREVYMRIQNKEFSWRDDFKNLHPSAFGQALYANTIQTLLYNSPGRQVERKPKKAFLPDPKDPFCYMDGTYLSLKEANLVKGFTLNPSWTPKDSAHTRPGFVKIPALEAMQSGATLELAFTGTAVGVAVLSGPDAGIIRYSIDGEPSEITDLYTEWSSGLHLPWYILLGDGLPNGKHRLVITIAEGRNVSSNGNAVRIAHFLINK
- a CDS encoding alpha-L-fucosidase, which translates into the protein MKKILIVLGICLFAGFARGQSVDKDIRMAWWRAARFGMFIHWGVYSQWGGVYHGHKQAHGGAEWIMNRCKIPVKEYQQRAKSFNPVNYDPDAIVRMAKEAGMKYIIITSKHHDGFALFKSKASKWNVVDATAYGKDLLKPLAEACRKYGVKLGFYYSQAQDWNNPGGAAARKLMREGWPNPDSAKIDAYTAAHKGHWDPLQTSKTFDQYINDVSVPQVKEILSNYGDIAVLWWDTPTNMTDEAAQKLKDVLKLQPNIITNDRLKRPNFPGDTKTPEQKIPTQEQLDGKDWETCMTMNGSWGYKSWDHNWKSVTTLIRNLVDIASKGGNYLLNIGPKEDGSVPQESIDRLKAIGKWMKINSSAIYATHASPLHDLAWGRCTMKDKGENTTLNLFVFDWPADGKLLIPALSNDVVSATLIAGHKKLTARNENGNVMIEVPKEAPDSIASLIQLDVRGRVENVNIKGKKQMKSGALD